Part of the Labrenzia sp. CE80 genome, CCTGCACGTCACCAAGTCCCAAGTTTCCCGAAAGCCTGGTTTGGAACGATGTTCCTCTCCTCTAGCGATACACGATCGCAGCGCTCAGCGTCAAAAATCTATCGGCATTTACTGGCGATTAGCGGTCGTTCGCATCGAAGGACGATAGCCCTTGTTTTTAAGGTTTATTGGTTCAATATGTGACAGAATTCTTACAAGCTGTTTTTGATAGGTTTTCCGGCCTATTTTTGGTTTTTTGGGAGCTGGTGCAATGAACTCCTCTGTCGATTCGAACGTTTCCGACAATACAGGCACCCATTACAAAAACAGATATACGTATCTTTATCTTCCACGGACGAAGGCAACGCCTGAAGTTCCTGAGGTAAAGGACGCTCAGGGGAACATCACGACGCCCGGTGTGCCGGCGAAGGCTGATTCAGGCGTTGGTGCATTCTTCCGCCTTGGTGGCTATTCTGACGAAGAGCAAACGCAAACCGCCAACCAGTCTGATTTCTATCCGGCAAAGCATATCTCCGATGAGGGTGGCGATGGAGCTGCGAGCGTCTATGAAAAGGCAGCGGGCCCCGACGCGGCGACCAGTCACGGGATTTTACTAGCCTGTGACGGTCGGATCCTGGTTAAGGCAGCCGAGAAGATGTACGTCGAGTCTGGGCCATTCCATCAAAAGACGAATGGAACTCATGATCTGCATTCTACTGAAGAGATGAAGATCGCTTCAGATAAGCAAATGACCTTTGAGACTGCCTTTGAGCAGGAAATACACCTGAATGCTGGAGGGCCAGGCGGTACAGCCAAGTTCGTCAAAAATTCTTCGGATGATACCGAAACGATCAACGGCAATAAATTCACGCTTACTACGGGAACAACCAGATTACTTCATCGTGGGGCCAAGGAGTTGTACTTGTTTGGCGGTTCTCTTTCGGTAAATCTTGCAGGTAGTTTTGGATTTACGCTTGGTGTCGACCTTACGATCAAGGTTGGACTGTTCTTTGCGATAAATGCATCCGGAAGCTTCACCGTTTCTGCGTTCTCTCTTACATTTACTCAATGGTCTTTTGCGGCGACTTATTATTCAGTCAACATGTATACAGGAAAAACTGAAATCAAAGGGGTGGATCAATCCGTTACTGCGGCAGAAACCGAGACGGTTGCTGCTAGAGCCAGTTCGACCGCGGTTGGTGCAGACGCCGTTGCGACTCAGGCGCGCTCAAATGCTGTTGTGGCTGAAACAGGAGGCGTTAAATCGATGATCGCGTTCTGGGAAAACAAAATTGCCAACGCGAATACGATGTGATCGCTTAAACTGACTGAGTTTAACGCGACGCGCTTACTGACGCACTGCCAATTATTAACACCGTAGACGCATCGGCCTTGCCATTGAATTCTCCGGTCAGGAGCAGCTCCGTTATGATTTCGGTCTGCGCGATTCTTTCTACAATTGTTGTGATTTCATCATATTGACAATGACCCGCCTCATGCTCAACATCTATGCATCGAGAGGCTCTTTATGACTTCATTCTGGCGGCAACTGGCGAGCAAGCCGATCTTGTTCGCCATGATCGTATTGCTCAGCCTCGCATTGCTGCCGTTGGTGGTATGGCTCGACCTTAGAAATCTGTCTGAGGAAAGTCTCAGGTCCCAGGCAAGTGATCTAAATCAGGTCATCACCGACATTCGCGGCTATTATTCGCGCAATGTGATCGGCAGAGTGCTGGAAAACGATGGCACTGCGGTCCCCTCCCATGAATATGCCGAAACCCCTGGCGGTATTCCGATCCCGGCAACGCTTTCGCTTGAACTGGGGGATGTGATCGGGAACCGAGCGCGTAACCTGCAGTATCGGTTTGTCTCCGATTTTCCCTTTTCCAAGCGCGAACCACATAATCTTGATGCTTTCGAAATGCGCGCGCTGTCCGAGTTTAGGGCTTCGCGCAATGACGAGGACCTATTGTACGAGCTGGACGGGTCCGTCTTCGATCGCAGGATAAGGATTGCCGCGCCGGTGGTGATGGCTGAAACATGCGTTGCCTGTCACAACAGTCATCCTGAAAGCTCCAAAAAAGACTGGGCGGTCGGTGATATCCGAGGCATCCAGGCCGTGACGATTGCACAGCCCATCGCCCAAAATCTTTTGTCCTTCAAGTATCTTCTGATTTACTTTGCGGTTGCGGGTGTCTTTGGCGCTGCTTTTTCAGGCATGCAATGGCGTCAGGCCATGCGGTTTGACCGGATGAACCGGCAGCTCGAAACTGCCAACGCTGAAATTTCAGGCCTTAATCAAAAGCTGACCAGTGAAAATATGCGGCTCGGCGCCGAAATTGATATTGCCCGCCGCATTCAGACGATGGTCCTGCCCACTCTTGACGAACTTGGTGGCATCCAGAAGGTCGAGATCGCAGCCTATATGGAACCCGCAGACGAAGTCGGCGGTGACTATTACGACGTGCTTCAGGTCGGCGGCCGCATCAAGGTCGGTATTGGAGATGTCACGGGTCACGGCCTGGAAAGCGGTGTTCTGATGCTGATGGTGCAGTCGGTGACTGTTGCGCTTCAAGAGCGAGGCGTAGTGGATCCTCGCGAGTTTCTCGACACGTTGAACCGTGCAATCTGCCACAATATTGAGCGCACGGGGACCGACAAGCATCTAACCCTTTGCTTTCTCGACTACGAAGATCACAAGATCACCTTGTCCGGCCAGCACGAGGATGTTCTCGTGTTGCCGAGAGCGGGAGATATGGAGACGGTTGATACCGGGGATCTCGGATTTCCGATCGGCTTGGACAAGGACATTTCGAATTTTGTCGCGACGCATGAGTTTCCCTTCACCAGCGGCGACATCATTGTTCTGCACACGGACGGTGTGACTGAAGCAGAAAGCCCTACGGGAGAGCTGTTCGGAATAGACCGCTTGCGTCGGAGCCTGCGACGTCACCGGACTGGCGATGCAAAAGAAATCACCCAGGGCATCATTGACGACCTGAAACGACATATCGGAATCCAAAAAGTTCATGACGACATCACCCTTGTCGTCATGAGGCACAACTAGATCCCAGCGCGGGATTGACTCAGGGAAAAGGGCGCATCACTGGAAACATGACTGGCACAGCTGATGATGTGGCTCGCTCGCGCTAATTTTCATATTGAATTACATTTCTTTTCGACTCTAGACCCACTCGGTCACCTGTTTCTATCTGTTCTAAGAGGAACAAGGTGTTTCAAGTCATGGTTGGATCAACCCCCGGAAAACAAAACAAAAAAGAGAAAATCATTCCATGGCGCCAACGCTTTGGGCGATTGGTGACCTTGCAAACATGAGTATTCTTGTGGATGCATGGGGGTCGATCAGAGAGGGATGCGAGGGAGCGTGGATCCCTCCAAGTGAGCTGGGAGGCGGCACGTGACAATCTATAAAATAGAAAGCCAGGGCAATTGGACGCTCAAAGCGCCTGAGATATGAGGCGGATGGCTCTGAACAGCCATTGAAGGTGAGCGTTGATGTCGCCTTGGCGGCTGGCGCAGGTTCTGGCTCTTGGCGTCAAGATATCCGAGCTTGCCTGACATTGGCAGAAACGACTAGTTTGGCGCCCTTATGGGCGGGCCTTGAGACCGCAAGGCTGTAGATCTTTGAATATACAAAGGATGCAAAATGTACTTAGGGGTTCCTAAAGAGGTTTTCCCCGGGGAGGCCCGTGTGGCGTTGACCCCGGAGTCCGCAAAACAATTGCAAAAACTGGGCTATGATTGCCTCGTTCAAAGTGGCGCCGGCGCGGCTGCCGGTTTCTCGGATACCACCTATCGAGACGCGGGCGTGGAGCTGGTCGACACTGCTGAGAGCTTGTGGGCCAAAGCTGACATCATTGCCAAGGTTCGCCAGCCCGAGGATCAGGAGCTCGGATACCTTGCCAAGGGCAAGACGCTGATTTCCTTTTTCAATCCCGGTGGCAATCAGGACGGGCTCGATAAGGCAAAAGCGTCCGGCGCGAACGTCATCGCCATGGAAATGGTACCGCGCATCTCGCGCGCACAGAAAATGGACGCGCTCTCGTCCATGGCAAATATTGCTGGCTACCGGGCTGTCATTGAGGCTGGCAACAACTTCGGCCGTTTCTTCACCGGTCAGATCACTGCAGCGGGCAAGGTCCCGCCGGCAAAGGTGCTGGTGGTTGGCGCGGGCGTTGCCGGTCTGGCCGCTATCGGCACATCGACTTCATTGGGCGCGGTGACTTATGCATTCGACGTGCGACCGGAAGTGGCCGAACAAGTCGAATCTATGGGTGCAGAATTCGTCTACCTGGACTTCAAGGAAGAACAGCAGGATGGTGCTGCAACAGGTGGCTATGCCAGTGTGTCTTCGCCCGAGTTCCGTGAAGCACAGCTGGCAAAGTTTCGCGAGCTTGCGCCAGACATCGACATTGTCATCACAACGGCGCTGATCCCCAACCGCCCGGCTCCAAAGCTGTGGCTTGAGGACATGGTCAAGGCCATGAAGCCCGGTTCGGTCATCGTCGATCTTGCTGCAGAGCGCGGTGGCAATGTGGAAGGCACGATCGCCGACGAGAAGGTCGTGACTGAAAACGGTGTCACCATCATCGGCTATACGGATTTCCCGTCGCGTATGGCGGCCCAGTCCTCGACGCTTTATTCGACAAATATTCGCCATATGATGAGCGACCTGACACCAGAGAAGAACGGTCAGGTCGTGCATGACATGGAGGATGATGTCATCCGTGGTGCAACGGTTGCCTTTGAGGGAGAAATCACCTTCCCACCACCACCTCCCAAGGTGCAGGCGATTGCGGCCAAGCCCAAGGAAAAACCCAAGGAATTGACGGCAGAGGAAAAGCGGGCGCAGGAGACTGCAGCTTTCAAGGCGCAGACCAAGCAGCAGGTCACGCTGATTGCGGTCGGTGGCCTTCTGACGTTGCTGGTCGGCCTGGTTGCACCAGCCAGCTTCATGCAGCATTTCATCGTCTTCGTGCTGTCGGTCTTCGTCGGTTTCCAGGTCATCTGGGGCGTTAGCCACTCGTTGCACACGCCGCTCATGGCTGTGACGAACGCCATTTCCTCGATCATCATTCTGGGCGCCCTGATGCAGATCGGCTCCGGATCATTCCTGATCATTCTTCTGGCAGGGCTTTCCGTATTCATGGCCGGGATCAACATCTTCGGCGGTTTCCTTGTCACCCGGCGCATGCTCGCCATGTTCCAGAAATCTTAAGGAGGCCAGGAGATGGAATTCGGTTTCACAACCGCCGCTTATGTTGTCGCGGCTGTTTTGTTCATTCTTTCTTTGGGTGGCCTCTCGGGCCAGGAAAGCGCGAAACGTGCTGTTTGGTACGGCATTGTCGGCATGGGCCTCGCGGTGGTCGCGACGCTTCTCGGACCAGGTACAGGCCTCTGGCTTCTATCGGTCATCCTGATCGCGGCCGGCGGGATCATCGGGTATTTCGTGGCGCAGCGCGTTCAAATGACCGAGATGCCGCAACTCGTTGCAGCGATGCATTCGTTGGTCGGTCTGGCAGCTGTTTTCGTGGGCTTCAACGCCTACCTTGAGCTAGGACGTGTCCTTGCGATGGGCGCCGAAGAGCGCGAGGCGTTGGACGGCTTCGCGGCGCTTCTCGCGCACAAGACATCTGTCGAACAGGCCATTTTGAAGGTTGAGGTCTTCCTCGGTGTCTTCGTTGGCGCGGTGACCTTCACCGGTTCGGTTGTTGCCTTCGGCAAGCTTGCTGGCAAGCTGACCTCCAAGGCGACGAAGTTGCCGGGCGGTCATATGCTGAACGCAGGCGCTGCCGCGCTCAGTGTCGTTCTGCTGCTGCTGTTCCTGAACGGGGCCGGCATCTGGACGCTGATCCTCATGACCCTGCTTGCCTTCTTCATTGGCTACCATCTGATCATGGGCATCGGCGGCGCCGACATGCCGGTGGTGGTGTCGATGTTGAATTCTTATTCGGGCTGGGCAGCAGCGGCCATCGGCTTCTCGCTCGGCAACGATCTGTTGATCGTGGTCGGCGCGCTGGTTGGGTCCTCCGGTGCAATCCTCTCTTACATCATGTGTAAGGCGATGAACCGCTCGTTCATTTCTGTCATCTTGGGAGGTTTCGGCAACACGACTGGTCCTGCCATGGAAGTGGAAGGCGAGCAGATTGCCATCGATTCAGATGGCGTTTTCGCGGCGCTTGAAGATGCCGACAGCATCATCATCGTTCCAGGCTATGGCATGGCGGTGGCTCAGGCGCAGCAAAACGTTGCTGAACTCACACGCCGCCTGAGAGCCAAGGGCAAGGAAGTTCGTTTCGCGATCCATCCCGTTGCCGGCCGTCTGCCGGGTCACATGAACGTGCTGTTGGCCGAAGCAAAGGTCCCCTATGACATCGTTCTGGAAATGGACGAGATCAATGAGGACTTTGCCTCGACCGACGTCGTAATCGTCATTGGCTCCAACGACATCGTCAATCCGGCAGCCCAGGAAGATCCGAACTCGCCAATCGCGGGGATGCCGGTTCTGGAAGTCTGGAAGGCGAAGCAGGTCTTCGTGTCTAAGCGCGGCCAGGGCACCGGCTATTCGGGCATCGAAAATCCGCTGTTCTACAAGGAAAACACCCGCATGTACTACGGGGATGCAAAAGCCAGCCTGGACAAGCTGCTGGCCCTGTTTAGCTGACTGGGTCCCATGCTCTGACTAGAAGTGTGTCGCCAAGGCCCTGCAAGGCCTTGGCGATTTTCTTTTTTTGGCAGCAGGTATCCGGGTCCAGTCGGGCTGGCACCTTTGCCCGGAAACTCTGCGTTGAAAGACTATCTCTCTTGTATGCTGCCAGGAGAGGGGCCTTACCTCAGCCCCGCAACGGTCCCTTTAGATGCCCATCGCAGGAGGGAGATCAGGGCCAGGGGGATAAGCGTTGTGATCAGAACCGCGCAGAATGCCATGGCCATCCCAAGTCCCGCAGATCCCTGATCGAACTGTTGCCAGATAAAGACCGCTATGGTCTGGAAGCCGACTGGCGCGACAAGAAGAGAGGCAACCAGTTCCCGCGAAGCGACCGCAAATACAAGGATCATGGCGGTAACCATGCTGGGCAGAATGAGCGGAAAGACGATCCTGACAAAGGCCTTCAGCGGTCCGGAGCCGCAGACCCGCGCTGCAGCCTCCAGATTGTCTCCGAGCTGATGCAAGGACGCCGTGGCATAGCGAACCGGCTGCGGCAAGAGAATGCAGATATAGGCCAGCAGCAGGATGAACGGCGTATTATAGGGCGTTATCGGCAGCCAGGGCTGGTTCCAGGCCAGAATGATACCGACAGCCACAACAACGCCCGGCAGTGAATTGGGCGTGATGGACAGGGCATCAAGCACAATCCGGAAGCGCCCGCGCCCCTTCACCACCGAATAGGCCGTAATCGCGCCGAGCAGCCCAGCCAGAAGCGCTGTCGTCGTGCCCAGAATCAACGAGTTGCCGAGTGCCACCAGGCCGTCGCTGCCGGCTCCCAGAAGCTCTCTGAAATGGTCAAGCCCGAGATTGGACAGCTTAAGGCCGCCAGAAATGGTGCGGGATAGGGCCGTCGCGAGAATGGCGAGGATCGGCAGGCCTGTTGCGAGGAAGGCGACAAACGCGAACAGCAGGGAAACCGGCAAGGCCCAAACGCCGAGCTCCTTTTTGTCGAACGCCTGTGGCTTGCCGCCGACGATGCGGTAATCGCGCCGTGTAAGCAGCCATCTCTGCAGCATGAAAGCGACAAGCGCCATGCTGACCAGAACGAGAGACAGGGTTGCCGAGCCAGGCAGGTCGATCGGCCATTCGGAAATGCGGTTCTCGATGCCGGTGACCAACACTTCAAAGCCGATGCGCCGCCCGAGTGCCGCAGGTGTTCCGTATTCCTCGATGGACATCGCAAAGACGAGCAAGAGGCTTGCGGCAAGGCCTGGCATGGAAAGAGGAAGGGTGATGCGCCAGAACGAGCGCCATTGCCCGGCGCCGAACACACGCCCGACATCGGAATACCGTGCGCCAATGGTTTCGAACGTGCGTGAAAGAACGAAATAGACCACGGAGAAGGTGTTGAGGCCCATAATCAGCATGATCCCGGTCACCGAAAAAAGCAGCGGGGCCAGATGGATGCCGGTCAATTGTTCGAGATAACCGCGTGGCTGCAGCGTCATGATCCATCCGAGCGCTGCGATATAGGGCGGTATCATGAAAGGGATAAGCAACAAGGCATCCCAAATCAGGGCACCTGGCACCCGGAACAGTGCTCTCAGCGCGGCAAGTGGCACCGCGAGGATTGCTGCGCAGACCACCGTTCCAACTCCGAGCAGCAATGTGTTGCCGGCAAGGCCGAAAAGATCAGGATCTGCGAGGGTCTTGAAAAACAGGGAAAAGGGAGCGGCAAATGAGCCGCTCCCGAATTCAGGGAAGATCGCCTGAACGACGATAAACAGGCAGGGGATCGCGACGACGAGCAGCAAGCCGATGATGGCAATCCACTTGAGAGTGGCACTGCCTTCAGCGCCTGTCGCCACGCCCCCCCTGGCCATTAGTTGAAGATTGCCTTGAAGCCGGCCAGAACGTCATCACGTGCAGGCGCGCCTTCGTTGGACAGAAGCTTCAGATCACCGATCAGCGGACGATCGACCTTGATGTCCGTACGCGAAGGCATCAGGTTGACCTTTGCAACGGCCTGCTGGCCTTCTTCAGACAGAACGTAGTCGATGAACTTTTTCGCATCATCCTGGTTCTGGGAAGACTTGAGGATCATGATGGGACGCGGAGCCACGACAGTGCCGCTCTCCGGGAAAATGGCTTCGATGGTCTCACCCTTGGCAGCTGCGCCCATGGTGATGTAGTCGACACCGGCAAAGACAGCAGCTTTCGCGCCCTGCAAGACAGGGTTCAGAGCAGCTCTATTGGCGCCAGCGACGATTGCGCCATTGTCCTTGAGACCCTGCAGAACGTCGGTCATGTCATTGGCGATGAAGGCCTCAACCAGCGTGTAGGTGCCGCCGGAAGCTGCTGGATCCGGAAGTGTGACAAGATCCTTGTACTCAGGCTTTGCAAGGTCGGACCAGTCAGCAGGCTTCGGTGTGCCCGATTCAGTGTTCCAAGCGATGATGAGACCTGCGACGCCCTGCGCAACAGCGCCTTCCATCTTCAGGAAGTCAGGCACTGTCTCTGCATTCGGGCTTTCATAGGCAAGCAGCAGATCCTTGGCTGCAAAATCGGTTGCCGTGCCCCAGGAAGCGGAAACAACAACGTCAGCAACAGGGTTGGACGCCTCAGCTTCCAGACGCGCCATGACCTTGCCGGTGGTGGCCTGGAACACATTGGCCTTGATGCCGGTTTTCTCGGTGAAGCCGGCAGCCAGGTTCTTGATCAGGGCGCCTGGGCCAGCCGAATAGACCGTCACATCCGCATGAGCGGCTGTGGAAGCCAGAAGGCCGAGGGCAAGAGCGGCGAAAGAAAGGCGTTTCATAACAGTCTCCATTAAGTCGGTTGGTCAGAAATTGGGAACCAACGCAAGTCTTCGGGTGCAAAGGAAAGGTCGAGCATGTCCCCCGCTTTGACGGGGTTCGAGCTTGAAAGGCGGATCAGATGGGGTGTGCCGGTGACGCGCAGGGTGAGGGCCTGGCCGGTGCTGCGGGTCTGCGCCCGCACGACTGTTGTCTTCAGCGTCAAGGGACCTGTTGCGCCGAGACGCAGCGCCTTTTCAGGAAGTAGAACCTGCGCTTGTGACCCCTCGAAGGCGCCCTCAGGCAGGACCAGATCAGTTCCCTCTATGGTCCAGCCGTCAGCCGCCCGAGCGACTGGCATCAGGCAACCAAGGCGGAGAAAATCGGCGACCGCTGAAGTTGCGGGATGATTGACCAGGTCATGAGGTGAAGCGATCTGCTCGATCCTGCCACCGCGCATCACGGCGACATGGTCTGACAGCGTCAGCGCTTCAGAATGATCATGAGTCACATAAACCGCGCTAAGGTTAAGCTCGGCGACAAGGTCCGCGATCTCTTCAACCATGGTTTCGCGCAATTCACGGTCGAGATTGGACAAGGGCTCGTCAAACAGAACCAGCGGCGGTTCCGCGACAATCGCCCGCGCAATCGCCACGCGCTGCTGCTGGCCACCGGAAAGGTCCGAGGGGCGGCGCTCCGCCATCGCGCCCAAGCCAACCCGGTCCAGAGCCTTCGCGACTCGTTCCTTGCATTCGGCCGCGCCGACACGCTTCATTTCAAGCGGGAAGGCGACATTCCTGGCCACCGACATATGCGGCCACAACGCGTAGTCCTGAAACACCATGCCTAGGCCGCGCTTTTCCGGAGGTAGTGCGATGCCAGCTGCCGGGGCAGCCACCGTGCTGCCGGCAATCTCGATCTCTCCCGCATCAGGTAGAAGCAATCCGGAGATGAGGCGCAGCAATGTGGTCTTGCCGCAGCCGGAGGGGCCGAGCAGTCCGAGCACTTGTCCGGGAGCCAGATCCACGCTGATGTCATTCAGCACGTTTTCAGCGCCGTAGCTCATGGAAACAGAGCGGACTGCCAAGGCATGACTTTGGGCAGGCGGCGAAGGGCTGGAAATCATAAAATACTTGGCCTGAAGGGAGCTTATAGACAACCAAGCGATCTCTAAGGCAGCAATATAACAGTATTGTAACAGTCGGATGTCTTTCGGAGCTCGCCTTTCAGGGCGTCGACAGCGCGCTTGATTGGTCTTGATCAAGCGTTTGAGAAAAACCTTGCCGCGTGATGGCAAAGCACTCTTTAAAGAGGCGCCCGTAGCCATTGTTCAAAGCCAAGCCCGCCGGATAGCCGATGACGACAGCCGCCAAACAGCATTTCGATGATCGCGATGCCAGGAGCGCAAGACGAAAGCGTTTGGAGAGGCAGTTTCCGAACACGGACATCTATGCCATCGGTGACGTTCACGGCTGCTGTGGGCTTCAGAAGAAGTTGGAGCAGCTGATCCTGGCGGAGAACAGCGATGAGCCCCGCAACAAGTTGATCCTTTATCTTGGAGATTTGGTGGATCGCGGGCCGGACAGCAAAGGCGTGATTGACCATTGCCTGTCATCTCTGCCTGACGGCTGCGAGCGGCTTAGTCTCTGCGGCAATCATGACCAGCTGTTTTTCGAGTTCCTCCTGAGGCCAAGCCTGAGCGCACATTGGCTGGACTTCGGTGGACGAGAGACGCTCATGTCCTATGGCGTTGATGTTGATGAGCTAGCCGGCGGGCACACAAGCGATGAGGAGCTTGCACAGGTGCTGTCCGAGGCTATCCCGAGCGCGCACTTCCTTTTTCTTCAAGCACTGCCTGTCGCCTTGACCGTGCCGGAGGCCCATTTTGTCCACGCGGGGATGCGGATCGGCGTACCCATGGAAGACCAGGACGACCATGATCTGATGTGGATCCGTGAGGAGTTCCTGGTGGATGAGCCTGCGTCCGACCGCCTGGTCGTTCACGGCCATAGCCCGGCGCCGACCCCGCGGATGGGGCCGGGGCGCATCGGGATCGACACCAAGGCGGTGGGCGGCGGTCCACTGACAGCGCTTCGCCTGCGTGGAGAGACTACCCGCTTTCTCTCGGTTTCCTTTGACTAGGCTCTGATCTTGAGGCGACGCCTCCCAACCCTCGAGCCAAAGTCAGTGTATCAGCCTATACAAATAAAAACCCGCCAGCTCAAAAACTGACGGGTTTCTGCGTTAAGCAGCTGCGTCCTTGGCAAGCGAGCAAAGATGCAAGCTGAAATAGAGCAGGTCTCTACGCCGACTTAAGCTGCGGCGTAGTTGCTCGGGAAGAGTGCCCGTGCGGCTTCCTCATCGCGCTCAGTCTTGAACGCGATGTCCTTGGCAACTGTCCGCGCCCGTGCTGCGGCCGGCAGCGCATCGATAGACTTGAACCAGCGCTCCACGTCCGGATAGGCGGCAAGTCGACCTTCGCCCAAGGTGACCATGGCTTTGTCGACCCAGCCCCAAGCGGCCATGTCGACGATTGTCAGGCTGTCGCCAACGATGAAGTCGCGACCCTTGAGGCGCTCATCCAAGACCGCATAGTGGCGCTCGGTCTCGCGCAGATAGCGGTTCTGGGCGTAAGGCAGCTGTTCAGGTGCCGCGTGACGAAAGTGAACCGATTGACCGGAATATGGACCAAGACCTGACGCAATGAACATCAGCCAGGACAGGAGGTCGCCGCGATCTG contains:
- a CDS encoding Re/Si-specific NAD(P)(+) transhydrogenase subunit alpha; the protein is MYLGVPKEVFPGEARVALTPESAKQLQKLGYDCLVQSGAGAAAGFSDTTYRDAGVELVDTAESLWAKADIIAKVRQPEDQELGYLAKGKTLISFFNPGGNQDGLDKAKASGANVIAMEMVPRISRAQKMDALSSMANIAGYRAVIEAGNNFGRFFTGQITAAGKVPPAKVLVVGAGVAGLAAIGTSTSLGAVTYAFDVRPEVAEQVESMGAEFVYLDFKEEQQDGAATGGYASVSSPEFREAQLAKFRELAPDIDIVITTALIPNRPAPKLWLEDMVKAMKPGSVIVDLAAERGGNVEGTIADEKVVTENGVTIIGYTDFPSRMAAQSSTLYSTNIRHMMSDLTPEKNGQVVHDMEDDVIRGATVAFEGEITFPPPPPKVQAIAAKPKEKPKELTAEEKRAQETAAFKAQTKQQVTLIAVGGLLTLLVGLVAPASFMQHFIVFVLSVFVGFQVIWGVSHSLHTPLMAVTNAISSIIILGALMQIGSGSFLIILLAGLSVFMAGINIFGGFLVTRRMLAMFQKS
- a CDS encoding ABC transporter substrate-binding protein: MKRLSFAALALGLLASTAAHADVTVYSAGPGALIKNLAAGFTEKTGIKANVFQATTGKVMARLEAEASNPVADVVVSASWGTATDFAAKDLLLAYESPNAETVPDFLKMEGAVAQGVAGLIIAWNTESGTPKPADWSDLAKPEYKDLVTLPDPAASGGTYTLVEAFIANDMTDVLQGLKDNGAIVAGANRAALNPVLQGAKAAVFAGVDYITMGAAAKGETIEAIFPESGTVVAPRPIMILKSSQNQDDAKKFIDYVLSEEGQQAVAKVNLMPSRTDIKVDRPLIGDLKLLSNEGAPARDDVLAGFKAIFN
- a CDS encoding ABC transporter ATP-binding protein, with the translated sequence MISSPSPPAQSHALAVRSVSMSYGAENVLNDISVDLAPGQVLGLLGPSGCGKTTLLRLISGLLLPDAGEIEIAGSTVAAPAAGIALPPEKRGLGMVFQDYALWPHMSVARNVAFPLEMKRVGAAECKERVAKALDRVGLGAMAERRPSDLSGGQQQRVAIARAIVAEPPLVLFDEPLSNLDRELRETMVEEIADLVAELNLSAVYVTHDHSEALTLSDHVAVMRGGRIEQIASPHDLVNHPATSAVADFLRLGCLMPVARAADGWTIEGTDLVLPEGAFEGSQAQVLLPEKALRLGATGPLTLKTTVVRAQTRSTGQALTLRVTGTPHLIRLSSSNPVKAGDMLDLSFAPEDLRWFPISDQPT
- a CDS encoding iron ABC transporter permease yields the protein MARGGVATGAEGSATLKWIAIIGLLLVVAIPCLFIVVQAIFPEFGSGSFAAPFSLFFKTLADPDLFGLAGNTLLLGVGTVVCAAILAVPLAALRALFRVPGALIWDALLLIPFMIPPYIAALGWIMTLQPRGYLEQLTGIHLAPLLFSVTGIMLIMGLNTFSVVYFVLSRTFETIGARYSDVGRVFGAGQWRSFWRITLPLSMPGLAASLLLVFAMSIEEYGTPAALGRRIGFEVLVTGIENRISEWPIDLPGSATLSLVLVSMALVAFMLQRWLLTRRDYRIVGGKPQAFDKKELGVWALPVSLLFAFVAFLATGLPILAILATALSRTISGGLKLSNLGLDHFRELLGAGSDGLVALGNSLILGTTTALLAGLLGAITAYSVVKGRGRFRIVLDALSITPNSLPGVVVAVGIILAWNQPWLPITPYNTPFILLLAYICILLPQPVRYATASLHQLGDNLEAAARVCGSGPLKAFVRIVFPLILPSMVTAMILVFAVASRELVASLLVAPVGFQTIAVFIWQQFDQGSAGLGMAMAFCAVLITTLIPLALISLLRWASKGTVAGLR
- a CDS encoding glutathione S-transferase N-terminal domain-containing protein, producing the protein MLKFYYHPTPNSSKVALFLEEAGLPFEIVPVDTLKGEQHVPDFRKVNPNGKLPAIDDDGTLVFDSNAILLYLAEKTGKYLGDASDRGDLLSWLMFIASGLGPYSGQSVHFRHAAPEQLPYAQNRYLRETERHYAVLDERLKGRDFIVGDSLTIVDMAAWGWVDKAMVTLGEGRLAAYPDVERWFKSIDALPAAARARTVAKDIAFKTERDEEAARALFPSNYAAA
- a CDS encoding NAD(P)(+) transhydrogenase (Re/Si-specific) subunit beta — translated: MEFGFTTAAYVVAAVLFILSLGGLSGQESAKRAVWYGIVGMGLAVVATLLGPGTGLWLLSVILIAAGGIIGYFVAQRVQMTEMPQLVAAMHSLVGLAAVFVGFNAYLELGRVLAMGAEEREALDGFAALLAHKTSVEQAILKVEVFLGVFVGAVTFTGSVVAFGKLAGKLTSKATKLPGGHMLNAGAAALSVVLLLLFLNGAGIWTLILMTLLAFFIGYHLIMGIGGADMPVVVSMLNSYSGWAAAAIGFSLGNDLLIVVGALVGSSGAILSYIMCKAMNRSFISVILGGFGNTTGPAMEVEGEQIAIDSDGVFAALEDADSIIIVPGYGMAVAQAQQNVAELTRRLRAKGKEVRFAIHPVAGRLPGHMNVLLAEAKVPYDIVLEMDEINEDFASTDVVIVIGSNDIVNPAAQEDPNSPIAGMPVLEVWKAKQVFVSKRGQGTGYSGIENPLFYKENTRMYYGDAKASLDKLLALFS
- a CDS encoding metallophosphoesterase, translating into MTTAAKQHFDDRDARSARRKRLERQFPNTDIYAIGDVHGCCGLQKKLEQLILAENSDEPRNKLILYLGDLVDRGPDSKGVIDHCLSSLPDGCERLSLCGNHDQLFFEFLLRPSLSAHWLDFGGRETLMSYGVDVDELAGGHTSDEELAQVLSEAIPSAHFLFLQALPVALTVPEAHFVHAGMRIGVPMEDQDDHDLMWIREEFLVDEPASDRLVVHGHSPAPTPRMGPGRIGIDTKAVGGGPLTALRLRGETTRFLSVSFD